TCACGACAGCGGCTTTCGTGGCCGGTGTCACGTCGCGCGTTCAACTCGGCTTCAGCGTCCTGGTCCTTCCGATGCGGCACCCGGTGCTGACAGCGAAGATGCTGGCCACCTTGGACCATCTCTCCAACGGGCGCGTTGTGGTCGGACTGGGCGTGGGTTGGTGGCGCGAAGAGTTCGCGGCGTTAGGCGTCCCGTTCGCGGAGCGCGGCCGCCGCTGCGATGAAGCGATAGAAGTACTGCGTGGCCTCTGGCGGGAAAAAGAGTTCAGTTATAAGGGCCGGTTTTATGAGCTCGAGGCGGTCTACTGCGAACCTAAGCCCATCCGGCGATCGATCCCGCTCTGGATCGGGGGCGGCGAGGCGGGCTTCGAGCGCATAGTCCGCTTGGGGGACGGCTGGCACGCCGTCGGAGGCGACGTTGAGAAGATCGCGGCGGGCTGGGCGAATATCGTTCGCCGCGCCGAAAAGGCTGGTCGCGATCCAGCGAGTCTCGAGCTCACGGTAAGCACGGGGTTGCCGTCCGACCGCGGGCGGACGATTTCCCGCTTTCGCGCACTTCGGAAGGCCGGAGTGAGTCATGTTGTGTTGAACACGCGGCAATTGCCCTTCCCGCAGCTTCGGGAGGTCGTGGAGCGCTTCGCCCGGGATTGGAGACCGGAGATCGAGGGATAACGGAGCCTGGGCAGGTGAGCCGCCTGCCGTGGCTCGCAGAGGAGAGGGCGGCTGAACGCCCAGCCCACGCGCTGGCAGGTGCGATTTCTCTTACGGGTTGATTTGAGCTTGACAGCCGCCGTGTGCGACGGCAGCGTGGAACTCCCAATGTTCACCGGAGGACCAGCCATGGCGACCGCTACTGCGACGAAGACCAAATGGACCCTCAAGGGTCGGGGGTACGAGTTCTGCAACTGTGACTTCGGCTGCGGCTGCGTCTTCGGTGGATTCCCCAATTCCAAGGACGGCAGCTGTCGTGCCTTGATCGGCTTCGACATCAGTAGAGGCAAGTGCGGCCACGTGGAGCTTTCCGGCGTGAAGTGGGCCGGCATTTATGACTGGCCGAAGGCGATTCACCAGGGCAACGGCAAGGTTGCCTTCGTAGTGGACCAGGCGGCCACCGACGCGCAGGTCGAGGCGCTCGGACAGATCTTCACGGGTGCGCTCGGCGGGATGCCGTGGGAGGTCCTGGGGCCGACGGCCGCGGTCGCAGGGCTGGTGAAGGCCAAGATCACCATCGAGGGGAGCGGACAGAAGAGCACCTTCCGCGCGGAGGGCATCGGGGAGGGGCGCGGCGAGGCGTTCAAGAATCCCGTGACCGGTAAGGACCACTTCGCGCAGGTGCATCTGCCGACCGGCTTCATCTGGAAGAAGGGCGAATGCGGGGAAGGGACCTTCCGCGCCGCCGCGGCCGGTGTGTCGGTTGCCGCCGAGAAGACCAACTGGATCCTCTACGAGTTCGACTGGGCCAACTGAGCGGCGTGCCGGCGCTCGACAGCCTGCTCCGGCGCGACCGTGCGATCGTCGGCGCCGGCCTCCTGGCGACCGCCCTCGTGGTGTGGCTCTACCTCTTCCGTCTTTCGATGTCGATGCCGGGCATGGACATGGCCGAGATGCCGGGGATGGCGATGCCGCGGGACCACGCCTGGGACCCCGTCGACGTGCTTCTGCTCTTCGTCATGTGGGCGGTCATGATGATCGCGATGATGGTGCCAGCGGACGCGCCGATGATCCTGACGTTCGCCATGGTGCAGCGGACGCGCCGAGAACAGGACCGGGCGGCCATCCCGACCGTCGTGTTTCTCCTCGGCTACGCGGCGGTGTGGACGGCCTACGCCACCGTGGCGGCGCTCGCGCAATGGCGACTGCACGAGGCCGGCTTCCTCTCCGCTGCCATGGCGAGCACGAGCGCGTGGCTGGGCAGCGCGTTGCTCCTCGTCGCGGGCGTGTTCCAGTGGACGCC
The sequence above is drawn from the Candidatus Rokuibacteriota bacterium genome and encodes:
- a CDS encoding LLM class F420-dependent oxidoreductase — translated: MKFGLHLPHIGQFATRDDVLAAAQLLDQEGFDSVWVADHVAMPVHSESVYPYRADGFPFPKDAPWLEAITTAAFVAGVTSRVQLGFSVLVLPMRHPVLTAKMLATLDHLSNGRVVVGLGVGWWREEFAALGVPFAERGRRCDEAIEVLRGLWREKEFSYKGRFYELEAVYCEPKPIRRSIPLWIGGGEAGFERIVRLGDGWHAVGGDVEKIAAGWANIVRRAEKAGRDPASLELTVSTGLPSDRGRTISRFRALRKAGVSHVVLNTRQLPFPQLREVVERFARDWRPEIEG
- a CDS encoding DUF1326 domain-containing protein is translated as MATATATKTKWTLKGRGYEFCNCDFGCGCVFGGFPNSKDGSCRALIGFDISRGKCGHVELSGVKWAGIYDWPKAIHQGNGKVAFVVDQAATDAQVEALGQIFTGALGGMPWEVLGPTAAVAGLVKAKITIEGSGQKSTFRAEGIGEGRGEAFKNPVTGKDHFAQVHLPTGFIWKKGECGEGTFRAAAAGVSVAAEKTNWILYEFDWAN
- a CDS encoding DUF2182 domain-containing protein, whose product is MPALDSLLRRDRAIVGAGLLATALVVWLYLFRLSMSMPGMDMAEMPGMAMPRDHAWDPVDVLLLFVMWAVMMIAMMVPADAPMILTFAMVQRTRREQDRAAIPTVVFLLGYAAVWTAYATVAALAQWRLHEAGFLSAAMASTSAWLGSALLLVAGVFQWTPLKQACLAKCRSPLSFVMTEWRDGRAGAFVMGMRHGAYCVACCWALMALLFVAGVMNLLWVAGLAVFVLAERVLPGGLVVGRIAGALLLVAGVVILVRG